The following proteins are encoded in a genomic region of Ostrea edulis chromosome 7, xbOstEdul1.1, whole genome shotgun sequence:
- the LOC125654383 gene encoding 18 kDa learning-associated protein of slug-like: MAKSIRSKRKRMLRNIKRERYAKKDLEKLKQIVASTENEDETEMKELYTARKPLGSNDNPTGESSGMEVDTKARDPKTLRDENGHYPVWMNSRRIKKHKGKLKAIAKKKDKIQKKTTKRR; encoded by the exons ATGGCGAAGAGTATAAGAAGCAAGAGAAAAAGGATGTTAAGAAACATAAAGAGGGAAAGGTATGCCAAGAAAGACCTGGAGAAATTAAAGCAGATCGTGGCCTCAACGGAGAATGAGGACGAAACGGAGATGAAGGAACTGTATACAG CAAGAAAGCCACTGGGAAGCAATGATAATCCAACAGGTGAATCATCAG GTATGGAAGTGGACACTAAAGCAAGAGATCCCAAAACTCTCCGAGATGAAAATGGACATTACCCTGTGTGGATGAACTCCAGGCGGATCAAGAAGCACAAAGGCAAACTAAAAGCCATTgccaagaaaaaagacaagaTTCAGAAGAAGACCACGAAAAGGCGATGA
- the LOC125654369 gene encoding actin-related protein 8-like, giving the protein MPSNATKRLYIQTPDPITEPVQTSTIVIIHPGSFNLRIGRASDPLPLTIPHCLARKRVSPTKKSSSLIFRPECVHTEAKQQFKVGLKQAEETVTTRPTSTGEYRQTSSCKQLYSYNHGVKGQRTEVICPQCWTKTDNQPPIIVGQEALYVNPADSYNLHWPIRRGQLNIHDGPGGTMTAVLADIEAIWATALQKHLDIPLKDLKMYKALLLIPDVFNHKHTKHLMNLLLDRLGFGGAILHQESVCATFGSGVSSACVVDVGDQKTSVCCVEDGISHRNTRVTMEFGGSDITRCFFNVIQRSGINLRELDPQSTVDCLLLQEMKETYCNLDQDDGGIKEHSILIKRPEQHIVKYPIRLGDEGILAPMSLFFPDLLTLHGDLAHVQKRSEGDPEDPHDEFYLKMTSRETKLAKKKENSDNKDANESNIGQFDDSTYQPQMDEDSNDNTESLQVVDNQKSGRGMEMEEEPETESDSEVQLMGIDQAILHSIDKCDNDETKKKMYSCMVVVGGGMMFEGAQQWLQYRVWVGMPPQYRLMLETMDVLTKPKELDPQMVCWKGAAILACLDTTQELWITQKEWKQYSVRMLRERAPFMW; this is encoded by the exons ATGCCATCAAATGCAACGAAGAGGTTATACATTCAAACTCCGGACCCAATTACTGAG CCAGTTCAGACCTCCACCATAGTCATCATACACCCCGGATCATTTAATCTACGGATTGGACGAGCATCAGACCCCCTCCCACTAACAATACCCCACTGTCTGGCCAGGAAACGGGTCTCACCAACCAAAAAATCAAGTTCTCTAATATTCAGACCAGAATGTGTT CATACAGAGGCGAAGCAACAGTTCAAAGTCGGACTGAAGCAGGCTGAGGAAACAGTCACAACTCGACCGACCTCAACCGGGGAATATCGGCAAACTTCATCGTGTAAACAG CTTTACAGTTATAATCATGGTGTGAAGGGTCAAAGGACAGAGGTCATTTGCCCACAATGCTGGACAAAGACGGACAACCAGCCACCTATCATTGTTGGCCAAGAG GCTCTCTATGTGAATCCTGCAGACAGCTACAATCTTCACTGGCCAATCAGACGGGGTCAGCTGAATATTCATGATGGTCCAGGGGGAACCATGACAGCAGTGTTAGCAGACATCGAGGCTATCTGGGCAACTGCATTACAGAAACACCTAGACATACCACTCAAAGATCTCAAG atgtataaagccCTGCTGTTGATTCCCGATGTCTTCAATCACAAACACACAAAGCACCTGATGAATCTGCTGCTGGACAGACTGGGGTTTGGTGGGGCCATTCTGCACCAG GAATCAGTTTGTGCAACTTTTGGGTCAGGGGTCAGCAGTGCTTGTGTGGTGGATGTTGGAGACCAGAAAACCAGTGTGTGTTGTGTAGAGGATGGAATATCTCACAGAAACACCAG aGTGACAATGGAGTTTGGTGGAAGTGACATCACCAGgtgtttttttaatgtgattCAGAGGTCGGGAATTAATTTGAGGGAGTTAGACCCACAGAGCACCGTCGACTGTCTTCTCCTGCAGGAAATGAAAGAAACCTACTGTAATCTGGATCAG GATGATGGTGGAATAAAGGAGCACTCCATTCTGATAAAGAGGCCAGAGCAACACATTGTGAAGTATCCCATCAGACTTGGCGATGAAGGCATCCTTGCTCCCATGAGTCTCTTTTTCCCTGACCTCTTGACCTTACATGGAGACTTGGCACATGTCCAAAAGAGAAGTGAGGGAGATCCAGAGGACCCACATGATGAGTTTTATCTCAAAATGACCTCAAGGGAG ACAAAACTGGCAAAAAAGAAAGAGAACTCTGACAACAAAGACGCCAACGAGAGCAACATCGGGCAGTTTGACGACTCAACGTATCAACCCCAGATGGACGAAGACTCGAATGACAACACCGAGTCTTTGCAGGTTGTGGACAATCAGAAGAGTGGGCGGGGAATGGAGATGGAGGAGGAGCCAGAGACCGAGTCAGATTCTGAAGTTCAGTTAATGGGCATTGACCAAGCCATACTACACAGTATCGATAAGTGTG ACAATGATGAGACCAAGAAGAAGATGTACAGCTGCATGGTTGTGGTGGGAGGCGGGATGATGTTTGAAGGAGCTCAACAGTGGCTCCAGTACCGAGTGTGGGTGGGAATGCCGCCACAGTACCGATTAATGCTGGAAACCATGGACGTCCTGACCAAACCTAAG gaATTGGATCCCCAAATGGTTTGCTGGAAAGGAGCAGCCATCTTGGCCTGTCTGGACACCACACAGGAGTTATGGATTACACAGAAAGAGTGGAAGCAGTACAGTGTTAGAATGTTGAGGGAGAGGGCTCCATTCATGTGGTGA